CCTGGACGTGGAGTGGCTGCGGGACGTGATCCCCAGCACGGAAAACCTGGTGGTGGAGCTGTGGGGGCGCATTGCCCCGCTCATCGAGGGCGGGCGCCTGGCCCGGCTGGTGTTGTGGGAAACGCCGCGCAACTCGGCGGAATACACGGGAGAGTAGATGGCGGACGGAACGGAGCAGGGCGGGGTCACGGGCGAGATCGCGCCGCTGGTGCGCGGGATTCTGGCCGGGCTGGGCGAAAATCCGGAGCGCGAGGGGCTGCTCAAGACGCCGGAGCGCGTGGAAAAGAGCCTTCGCTTTCTTACGCACGGCTACGGCCTGACGGTGCAGGACGCCATCGGCGACGCGCTGTTCGAGGAAGACCACCACAACATGGTGATCGTCCGCGACATCGAGATGTACTCCATGTGCGAGCACCACATGCTCCCCTTCTTTGGCAAGGTGCACGTGGCGTACATCCCCAACGGGCGCATCGTGGGATTGAGCAAGCTGCCGCGCGTGG
This is a stretch of genomic DNA from Longimicrobium terrae. It encodes these proteins:
- the folE gene encoding GTP cyclohydrolase I FolE is translated as MADGTEQGGVTGEIAPLVRGILAGLGENPEREGLLKTPERVEKSLRFLTHGYGLTVQDAIGDALFEEDHHNMVIVRDIEMYSMCEHHMLPFFGKVHVAYIPNGRIVGLSKLPRVVEIFARRLQVQERLTEQVASALMDVLEPQGVGVVVEAAHLCMMMRGVEKQNSKTVTSAMKGVFLDDRATREEFLRLL